One region of Rana temporaria chromosome 9, aRanTem1.1, whole genome shotgun sequence genomic DNA includes:
- the FAM199X gene encoding protein FAM199X: MSEGLYEKFLAPDDPFPLLSQRGSISEEGCLDGSDFGCQLSSCHRTDPLHRFHSNRWNLTSCGTSVASSECSEELFSSVSVGDQDDCYSLLDDQDFTSFDLFPEGSVCSDVSSSISTYWDWSDSEFEWQLPGSDIASGSDVLSDVIPSIPSSPCLPSKKKNKHRNLDELPWSAMTNDEQVEYIEYLSRKVSTEMGLREQLDIIKIIDPSAQISPTDSEFIIELNCLTDEKLKQVRSYIKEHSPRQRSTRENWKRTSYSTASTSGVSGASVSSSSASMVSTASSTGSSGGHSASNSSANMSRTHSDSNLSASAAERIRDSKKRSKQRKLQQKAMRKRQLKEQRQARKERLSGLFLNEEVLSLKVNEEDHEGDVDVLM, from the exons ATGTCTGAGGGCCTGTATGAGAAGTTCCTGGCCCCCGACGatcccttccccctcctctcccagAGAGGCAGCATCAGCGAGGAGGGATGTCTGGATGGCAGCGACTTCGGCTGTCAGCTCTCCTCCTGTCACCGTACCGACCCCCTCCACCGATTCCACTCCAACAG GTGGAATCTGACATCTTGTGGAACTAGTGTGGCAAGTTCTGAATGCAGCGAGGAATTATTTTCCTCTGTCTCTGTTGGGGATCAGGATGATTGCTATTCCCTTCTGGATGACCAAGACTTCACATCCTTTGATCTGTTTCCAGAGGGAAGTGTGTGCAGTGATGTCTCCTCATCCATCAGTACATATTGGGACTGGTCTGACAGCGAGTTTGAATGGCAG tTACCAGGAAGTGACATAGCAAGTGGTAGTGATGTGCTATCTGATGTGATACCCAGCATTCCCAGCTCTCCCTGCCTTCCCTCCAAGAAAAAGAACAAACACCGGAATCTGGATGAGCTCCCATGGAGTGCTATGACAAACGATGAACAG GTTGAATACATTGAATATCTCAGTCGAAAGGTCAGCACAGAGATGGGTCTACGAGAACAGCTTGACATTATAAAGATAATTGATCCTTCAGCGCAGATCTCCCCTACAGACAGCGAGTTTATAATTGAACTGAACTGTctgactgatgaaaaactgaaacAG GTCAGGAGCTATATCAAGGAGCATAGTCCTCGACAGCGATCCACACGAGAGAACTGGAAAAGAACCAGTTACAGTACAGCCAGCACAAGTGGTGTGAGCGGAGCCAGCGTGAGTAGCAGTAGTGCCAGTATGGTCAGCACAGCCAGCAGCACTGGTTCTAGTGGAGGTCACTCAGCTTCTAACTCAAGCGCCAACATGAGTCGAACTCACAGTGACAGCAATCTGTCTGCCAGTGCAGCAGAAAGAATAAGAGATTCAAAG AAACGATCTAAGCAGAGAAAACTGCAGCAGAAAGCGATGCGGAAGAGACAGCTGAAGGAGCAGAGGCAGGCTCGGAAGGAGAGACTCAGCGGCTTGTTCCTAAATGAAGAAGTGTTGTCACTTAAAGTTAATGAGGAAGATCATGAAGGAGATGTAGATGTACTCATGTGA